The following coding sequences lie in one Isoptericola variabilis 225 genomic window:
- a CDS encoding alcohol dehydrogenase catalytic domain-containing protein — translation MAGEVEAVGPGVDGPRAGDRVWADLFEHGHGALADRVRVPASALSPVPDGVTLADAATVPHSGGLALQGLRAAGLIRPGSGCS, via the coding sequence GTGGCGGGGGAGGTGGAGGCGGTCGGGCCGGGCGTCGACGGGCCGCGCGCGGGCGACCGCGTCTGGGCGGACCTGTTCGAGCACGGGCACGGCGCCCTCGCCGACCGGGTGCGCGTGCCGGCGTCGGCCCTGTCCCCGGTGCCCGACGGCGTCACGCTCGCCGACGCCGCGACCGTGCCGCACTCCGGCGGCCTGGCGCTGCAGGGCCTGCGCGCCGCGGGGCTGATCCGGCCGGGGAGCGGGTGCTCGTGA
- a CDS encoding dihydrofolate reductase family protein, with protein MTRIVGEISVSLDGFVTGPNPGPDNGLGDGGDALHAWVFSDDPVDRELLRRSTETSGAVILGRRLFDIVDGPQGWSEDFGYGAEEAGRPPFFVVTSSPPASTRLPYWTFVTTGLPDAVAQARSSVDAAGGAGADRDVVLMGGGATIASALDAGLLDELRLHVSPVVLGAGTPLFTPGRRHGLVQREATPSSTAVHVVYDVER; from the coding sequence ATGACCAGGATCGTGGGCGAGATCTCCGTCTCCCTCGACGGGTTCGTCACCGGCCCGAACCCCGGGCCCGACAACGGCCTGGGCGACGGAGGCGACGCCCTCCACGCGTGGGTGTTCAGCGACGACCCCGTCGACCGGGAGCTGCTGCGCAGGTCCACCGAGACCAGCGGGGCCGTCATCCTCGGCCGGCGGCTGTTCGACATCGTCGACGGCCCGCAGGGCTGGAGCGAGGACTTCGGCTACGGCGCCGAGGAGGCGGGCCGGCCCCCGTTCTTCGTCGTCACGAGCAGCCCGCCCGCGTCGACCCGGTTGCCGTACTGGACGTTCGTCACCACGGGCCTGCCCGACGCCGTCGCGCAGGCGCGCTCTTCCGTCGACGCCGCGGGTGGCGCAGGCGCCGACCGGGACGTCGTCCTCATGGGCGGCGGCGCCACGATCGCGTCCGCCCTGGACGCCGGGCTGCTCGACGAGCTGCGGCTGCACGTCTCGCCGGTCGTCCTCGGGGCGGGGACGCCCCTGTTCACCCCCGGACGGCGGCACGGCCTCGTCCAGCGGGAGGCGACGCCGTCGTCGACGGCGGTGCACGTCGTATACGACGTCGAGCGGTGA
- a CDS encoding Type 1 glutamine amidotransferase-like domain-containing protein — protein MKLLLTSGGVRNSTIHAALVDLLGRPVADCTALCIPTALYGHPWVGPGVNAWNFITGRSDDMTGLGWKSVGVLELTALPSIPQERWVPLVRETDVLLAAGGDAVYLAYWMRQSGLADLLPSLDGTVYVGMSGGSMVMTPRVGREFVGWTSPDGGGDTALGVVDFSIFPHLDHPELTENTAAAAERWAAGLGGPAYAIDDETAIVVDGGGVDVVSQGTWRRLA, from the coding sequence ATGAAGCTGCTGCTCACGTCCGGCGGTGTCCGGAACTCGACCATCCACGCCGCGCTGGTCGACCTCCTCGGGCGCCCGGTCGCCGACTGCACCGCCCTGTGCATCCCGACCGCGCTGTACGGGCACCCGTGGGTCGGCCCGGGCGTGAACGCCTGGAACTTCATCACCGGGCGGTCGGACGACATGACCGGGCTGGGCTGGAAGTCGGTCGGTGTGCTCGAGCTGACGGCGCTGCCGAGCATCCCCCAGGAGCGCTGGGTGCCGCTCGTCCGCGAGACCGACGTCCTGCTCGCGGCCGGCGGTGACGCCGTCTACCTCGCGTACTGGATGCGGCAGTCCGGCCTGGCGGACCTGCTGCCGTCGCTGGACGGCACCGTCTACGTCGGGATGAGCGGCGGGAGCATGGTGATGACGCCGCGCGTGGGGCGGGAGTTCGTCGGGTGGACGTCGCCCGACGGCGGTGGGGACACCGCGCTCGGCGTCGTCGACTTCTCGATCTTCCCGCACCTCGACCACCCGGAGCTGACGGAGAACACGGCGGCCGCGGCCGAACGGTGGGCGGCCGGCCTCGGCGGACCGGCGTACGCGATCGACGACGAGACGGCGATCGTGGTCGACGGCGGCGGCGTCGACGTCGTGTCGCAGGGGACGTGGCGACGGCTGGCATGA
- a CDS encoding alpha/beta fold hydrolase, with protein MNEIAATTAVRTTVEVDGDLASYLTVERDGPVVLLLHGTYWSRVWLPVLDGLAQAGLRPVAVDLRGLGFSGGELDLETATVPALAEWVGRFASALEISGPVAVAGHDIGGAIAQHLLVHDGLEVDRLALVNSVTYDSWPVPGVARFRDPNIVAATTAEEVLSARRRAVTMALAGAATQQRIDDYLEPWAEARVRRSWMNLAGAADSRYTMDLVPALRRSPVPKLLIWGEDDEFQKVEYAERFSSEIPHTTLVRIPDAGHIPTENAPDRIARALADFITR; from the coding sequence GTGAACGAGATCGCAGCGACGACGGCCGTGCGAACCACGGTCGAGGTGGACGGTGACCTGGCCAGCTACCTGACGGTGGAACGCGACGGGCCGGTGGTGCTCCTCCTGCACGGGACGTACTGGAGTCGAGTCTGGCTACCGGTGCTCGATGGCCTCGCTCAAGCGGGGCTCCGGCCCGTCGCTGTCGACCTGCGAGGACTGGGGTTCTCGGGCGGCGAGCTCGATCTGGAGACCGCGACCGTCCCGGCTCTGGCGGAGTGGGTAGGGCGCTTCGCGTCCGCGCTCGAGATCTCCGGGCCTGTGGCCGTCGCGGGCCACGACATCGGCGGTGCCATCGCGCAGCACCTCCTTGTTCACGATGGCTTGGAGGTCGACAGACTGGCCCTGGTCAACTCGGTCACCTACGACTCCTGGCCCGTGCCCGGGGTGGCCCGGTTCAGGGATCCGAACATCGTCGCGGCGACCACTGCCGAGGAGGTGCTCAGCGCCCGTCGGCGCGCAGTGACGATGGCGCTGGCCGGCGCCGCCACCCAGCAGCGCATCGACGACTATCTCGAGCCGTGGGCGGAGGCGCGGGTTCGCCGCTCGTGGATGAACCTGGCCGGCGCAGCCGACAGCCGCTACACCATGGACCTGGTTCCTGCTCTGCGGCGGTCCCCGGTGCCCAAGCTCCTGATCTGGGGCGAGGACGACGAATTCCAGAAGGTGGAGTACGCGGAGCGGTTCTCGTCGGAGATTCCGCACACGACTCTCGTACGCATCCCCGATGCGGGCCACATTCCCACCGAGAATGCGCCGGACCGGATCGCTCGCGCCCTTGCCGACTTCATCACGAGGTAG
- a CDS encoding nitroreductase family deazaflavin-dependent oxidoreductase — translation MWSWILGIVGGLAVVVAVPLAALVVTMRTKWEPGLAFVRRLGRDRFNKRTLTTAGRPGASNHVVRHVGRRSGKPYRTPVTLTASQNGWLVMLPYGTTPDWLRNVLAAGEASVEVDGQVHRVVEPRVVGRADVAHLLSASDRVVGRLFGVDQCLVLHRAPAA, via the coding sequence ATGTGGAGCTGGATCCTCGGCATCGTCGGTGGCCTCGCGGTCGTGGTCGCCGTGCCCCTGGCCGCGCTCGTGGTGACCATGCGGACCAAGTGGGAGCCCGGTCTCGCCTTCGTCCGGCGGCTCGGGCGCGACCGGTTCAACAAGCGCACCCTGACGACGGCGGGACGGCCGGGAGCGTCGAACCACGTCGTGCGCCACGTGGGGCGCAGGTCCGGGAAGCCGTACCGCACGCCCGTGACGCTCACCGCGTCCCAGAACGGCTGGCTCGTCATGCTGCCCTACGGCACTACGCCGGACTGGCTGCGGAACGTCCTGGCCGCGGGGGAGGCGTCCGTCGAGGTCGACGGCCAGGTGCACCGCGTCGTCGAGCCGCGGGTGGTCGGCCGGGCCGACGTCGCGCACCTGCTGTCCGCGTCGGACCGGGTCGTCGGGCGCCTCTTCGGCGTCGACCAGTGCCTGGTGCTCCACCGGGCTCCGGCCGCATGA
- a CDS encoding IS3 family transposase (programmed frameshift) yields the protein MPKEQVPGKRQTRRYSPEEKAAAVRMVRTLRAELGTEHGTIQRVASQLGYGVESVRQWVKQADIDDGHAPGVTTTEAKRIRELEQENRELRRANEILKRAAFFLRGGARPPTQEVVAFVDANRGEIVEGKKLGVESICATLTKAGLPVAASTYYAVKSREPSARARRDAELRPALRQLWDANYRVYGARKLWKAARRAGHDVGRDQVARLMRAEGIEGVVRTKRVRTTRRDERAARHPDLVKRDFTATGPNQLWVTDLTFVPTFAGIAYVCFIIDAFSRMIVGWRVAGHMRTEMVLDAIEMARWSRGTQLEGLRCHSDAGSQFTSLRYGERLAEIGAVPSIGTVGDSFDNALAETVNGYYKAELIRGPARSGPWRTVEDVELATLGWVHWHNHQRLHGYLGDLPPAEFEGRFYATHQGHEALVGIK from the exons ATGCCGAAGGAGCAGGTGCCCGGGAAGCGGCAGACGCGGCGCTACAGCCCGGAGGAGAAGGCTGCGGCGGTCCGGATGGTCCGCACGCTGCGAGCAGAGCTGGGGACAGAGCACGGGACGATCCAGCGGGTCGCGTCCCAGCTGGGCTACGGAGTCGAGTCCGTGCGCCAGTGGGTCAAGCAGGCCGACATCGACGATGGCCACGCACCCGGGGTGACGACCACCGAGGCGAAGCGGATTCGGGAGCTTGAGCAGGAGAACCGCGAGCTGCGCCGTGCCAACGAGATCCTCAAGCGCGCGGCGT TCTTTCTTCGGGGCGGAGCTCGACCGCCAACACAGGAAGTAGTCGCCTTCGTCGACGCCAACCGCGGCGAGATCGTCGAGGGCAAGAAGCTCGGAGTCGAGTCCATCTGCGCCACGCTCACGAAGGCGGGGCTGCCGGTGGCTGCGAGCACGTACTACGCCGTCAAGAGCCGCGAGCCGTCGGCACGTGCCCGGCGGGATGCCGAACTCCGGCCAGCGCTGCGGCAGCTGTGGGATGCCAACTATCGGGTCTACGGCGCCCGCAAGCTGTGGAAGGCTGCACGTCGGGCCGGCCATGACGTCGGCCGCGATCAGGTCGCCCGGCTGATGCGCGCCGAGGGCATCGAAGGTGTCGTGCGGACCAAGCGGGTGCGCACGACCAGGCGGGACGAGAGGGCGGCGCGGCATCCAGATCTGGTGAAGCGGGACTTCACCGCGACCGGTCCGAACCAGCTCTGGGTGACGGATCTGACGTTCGTCCCGACGTTCGCCGGGATCGCCTACGTGTGCTTCATCATCGACGCGTTCTCGAGGATGATCGTGGGCTGGCGGGTCGCAGGGCACATGCGCACCGAGATGGTGCTCGACGCGATCGAGATGGCCCGCTGGTCGCGCGGCACCCAGCTTGAAGGGCTGCGCTGCCACTCCGACGCAGGCAGTCAATTCACGAGTCTGCGCTACGGCGAGCGGCTCGCCGAGATCGGCGCGGTGCCCTCGATCGGGACCGTGGGCGACAGCTTCGATAACGCCCTCGCCGAGACGGTGAACGGCTACTACAAGGCCGAGCTCATTCGCGGACCCGCAAGGTCCGGGCCGTGGCGCACCGTCGAGGACGTCGAGCTCGCGACCCTCGGCTGGGTCCACTGGCACAACCACCAGCGGCTGCACGGCTATCTCGGCGACCTACCGCCGGCAGAGTTCGAAGGGAGGTTCTACGCTACCCACCAGGGCCACGAGGCCCTGGTCGGAATCAAATGA
- a CDS encoding RNA polymerase sigma factor produces MRGLSEDDQELLRLVAWEELARDEIALVLGISRASVRVRLHRARKRLAEQLEALAAADDTAAAVLTAAGKRNRSAGQVMGGWAPARPGTEEA; encoded by the coding sequence ATGCGGGGTCTGTCCGAGGACGACCAGGAGCTGCTGCGCCTGGTCGCCTGGGAGGAGCTCGCGCGAGACGAGATCGCGCTCGTCCTCGGCATCTCGCGGGCGTCGGTGCGCGTGCGCCTGCACCGTGCGCGCAAGCGTCTCGCCGAGCAGCTCGAGGCGCTGGCCGCGGCGGACGACACCGCGGCAGCCGTCCTCACGGCGGCAGGGAAACGGAACCGGTCGGCCGGACAGGTGATGGGCGGGTGGGCACCGGCCCGCCCCGGAACTGAGGAGGCGTGA
- a CDS encoding SDR family NAD(P)-dependent oxidoreductase, translating to MTLEGKVALVTGAGSGIGRATAVRLAREGATVVALGHRQESADDVAEEIRHDGGSVLPVSADVGDAAAVREVLERVEQELGRLDIVVANVGVNGVWAPLEELEPEEWSSTITTNLTGTFLTVRYAVPLLVRQGGAIVVVSSINGTRTFSNSGASAYATSKAGQVGFARMAAVELGPRGVRVNSVCPGAIDTEIDDNTEQRNTENLGVRAEYPDGQIPLTGDRPGVAAQVADAIAFLVSDAASHVTCTEVFVDGGQSLIA from the coding sequence ATGACGCTGGAGGGCAAGGTCGCGCTCGTCACGGGCGCGGGGTCGGGCATCGGACGAGCCACTGCCGTGCGCCTCGCCCGCGAGGGAGCGACCGTCGTCGCGCTCGGGCACCGGCAGGAGAGCGCGGACGACGTCGCGGAGGAGATCCGGCACGACGGCGGTTCTGTGCTCCCGGTGTCGGCGGACGTCGGTGACGCGGCCGCCGTGCGTGAGGTGCTGGAGCGGGTGGAGCAGGAGCTCGGCCGGCTCGACATCGTCGTCGCGAACGTCGGCGTCAACGGCGTCTGGGCCCCGCTCGAGGAGCTCGAGCCGGAGGAGTGGTCCAGCACGATCACGACGAACCTCACCGGCACGTTCCTCACCGTGCGGTACGCCGTGCCGCTGCTCGTGCGGCAGGGCGGCGCGATCGTCGTCGTCTCGTCGATCAACGGCACACGCACGTTCAGCAACTCCGGCGCGTCCGCCTACGCGACGAGCAAGGCGGGGCAGGTGGGGTTCGCGCGCATGGCCGCCGTCGAGCTCGGACCTCGCGGCGTGCGGGTCAACTCTGTGTGCCCGGGCGCCATCGACACCGAGATCGATGACAACACCGAGCAGCGGAACACCGAGAACCTCGGCGTGCGGGCCGAGTACCCGGACGGGCAGATCCCGCTGACGGGTGACAGGCCGGGCGTGGCGGCGCAGGTTGCCGACGCCATCGCCTTCCTCGTGTCCGACGCCGCGAGCCACGTGACCTGCACCGAGGTGTTCGTCGACGGCGGGCAGTCGCTCATCGCGTGA
- a CDS encoding zinc-binding dehydrogenase: MNGAGGCVGPFAVQLAKASGAHVTGVDHPGKHALLRAAGADDVVDHTREDVTRSGRTFDVVLDIADTRSVLAMRRCLAPGGRYVLVARRIGSFVETALLGPVVGRATGTRMGTFAWRSNDRRDLDELGELLVSGALRPVVDSTWPLARAADAVRHLASGRARGKVVVTP, translated from the coding sequence GTGAACGGCGCCGGCGGGTGCGTCGGGCCGTTCGCCGTCCAGCTCGCCAAGGCCTCCGGCGCCCACGTCACCGGCGTCGACCACCCGGGCAAGCACGCCCTGCTGCGCGCCGCCGGGGCCGACGACGTCGTCGACCACACCCGCGAGGACGTCACCCGCTCGGGACGGACGTTCGACGTCGTCCTCGACATCGCCGACACCCGCTCGGTCCTGGCGATGCGCCGGTGCCTCGCGCCCGGCGGGCGCTACGTCCTCGTCGCCCGCCGCATCGGCTCGTTCGTCGAGACGGCGCTGCTCGGGCCCGTCGTCGGCCGCGCGACCGGAACCCGCATGGGCACGTTCGCGTGGCGGTCCAACGACCGTCGCGACCTCGACGAGCTCGGCGAGCTGCTGGTCTCGGGCGCCCTGCGTCCCGTGGTCGACAGCACCTGGCCGCTCGCGCGCGCGGCGGACGCGGTGCGGCACCTCGCCTCCGGCCGGGCGCGCGGCAAGGTCGTGGTCACGCCCTGA
- a CDS encoding IS3 family transposase, producing MPKPYPKEFRDDVVRVARNREPGVHLKQIAADFGISESCLTNWLKTADVEDGTKPGTTATENAELREARKRIRLLEQENEVLRRAAAYLSQANLPGK from the coding sequence GTGCCGAAGCCGTACCCCAAGGAGTTCCGCGACGACGTCGTCCGCGTCGCGAGGAACCGTGAGCCGGGCGTCCACCTCAAGCAGATCGCTGCCGACTTCGGCATCAGCGAGTCGTGCCTGACGAACTGGCTGAAGACCGCCGACGTCGAGGACGGCACCAAGCCCGGCACGACCGCGACTGAGAACGCCGAGCTGCGTGAAGCGAGGAAGAGGATCCGGCTCCTGGAGCAGGAGAACGAGGTCCTGCGCCGGGCGGCTGCCTACCTGTCACAGGCCAACCTGCCGGGAAAATGA